Proteins from a genomic interval of Thermus islandicus DSM 21543:
- a CDS encoding PIN domain-containing protein: MPPSPVRLHRLFLDANVLFAACWQEGRARALLELAPRAKVLLLTSPHALEEARRNLEAQRPEALDCLQRIREQVQTVPEAPMALVRKALAEGLPLKDAPILAAAWSAGAEALVTGDRRHFGHLMGRRVRGLWVVSLAEALAGVMDLLGGKG, translated from the coding sequence TTGCCGCCCTCGCCCGTTAGGCTCCACCGCCTCTTCCTGGACGCCAACGTCCTCTTCGCCGCTTGCTGGCAAGAGGGAAGGGCGCGAGCCCTTTTGGAGCTGGCGCCCAGGGCCAAGGTCCTCCTCCTCACCTCCCCCCACGCCCTAGAGGAGGCCCGGCGCAACCTGGAGGCCCAGCGGCCCGAGGCCCTGGACTGCCTCCAGCGGATACGGGAGCAGGTGCAGACGGTCCCCGAGGCCCCCATGGCGTTGGTGCGGAAAGCGCTGGCGGAAGGCCTACCCCTTAAGGATGCCCCTATCCTGGCGGCTGCCTGGAGCGCCGGCGCCGAGGCCCTGGTGACTGGGGACCGGCGCCACTTTGGGCACCTCATGGGGAGGAGGGTAAGGGGGCTCTGGGTGGTTTCGCTGGCGGAAGCCTTGGCGGGGGTGATGGACCTCTTGGGGGGCAAGGGTTAG
- a CDS encoding AbrB/MazE/SpoVT family DNA-binding domain-containing protein: MELAKLSRKGQLSIPKRLLKALGVEGEAYFLVELAPEGGLLLRPAGVYPLEVYPEERLQELLAEDTLTEEERARLAALAR, from the coding sequence GTGGAGCTAGCCAAGCTCAGCCGCAAGGGCCAACTCTCCATCCCCAAGCGCCTCCTCAAGGCCTTGGGCGTGGAGGGGGAGGCATACTTCCTGGTGGAACTCGCTCCCGAAGGGGGCCTTCTCCTGCGCCCCGCCGGGGTCTACCCCTTAGAGGTCTACCCGGAAGAGCGCCTCCAGGAACTCCTGGCCGAGGACACCCTCACGGAGGAGGAACGCGCCCGCCTTGCCGCCCTCGCCCGTTAG
- a CDS encoding CopG family antitoxin, producing MREKRKVQSLEEIPEFGSEAEEARFWAEHELGEPLLEAMAPPPEGLLPPPRPRTRAISLRLDEDLLRRLKAMARRKGKGYQTLLKEFVLERLYEEEKREGVI from the coding sequence ATGAGGGAAAAGCGCAAGGTGCAAAGCCTGGAGGAGATCCCCGAGTTTGGGAGCGAGGCGGAGGAGGCCCGCTTCTGGGCGGAGCACGAGCTGGGCGAGCCCCTCCTGGAGGCCATGGCCCCGCCCCCGGAAGGTCTCCTGCCCCCTCCTCGCCCCAGGACGCGGGCCATCTCCCTGCGCCTGGACGAGGACCTCCTGCGGCGGCTCAAGGCCATGGCGAGGAGGAAGGGCAAGGGCTACCAGACCCTCCTCAAGGAGTTCGTGCTGGAGAGGCTCTACGAGGAGGAGAAGCGGGAAGGAGTCATTTAG
- a CDS encoding BrnT family toxin — translation MEFDWDEANTDHIARHGVRPWEAEEALTDPLRLVLKIRSQRGEERWAALGATEGGRVLFLVFTRRRGRVRVITARDASPGEKRRYRRRGK, via the coding sequence GTGGAGTTTGACTGGGACGAGGCCAACACCGATCACATCGCCCGGCACGGGGTGCGCCCCTGGGAGGCCGAGGAAGCCCTCACCGACCCCCTCCGCCTGGTCCTCAAGATCCGCTCCCAGCGGGGAGAGGAGCGCTGGGCGGCCCTGGGAGCCACGGAAGGGGGCCGGGTTCTCTTCCTGGTCTTTACCCGCAGGCGGGGCAGGGTGCGGGTCATCACCGCCCGGGACGCCTCCCCGGGGGAGAAAAGGCGGTACCGGAGAAGGGGGAAGTAG